Part of the Sphingobium lignivorans genome is shown below.
AACGATGGTGGAATGGACTTGTCAGTATTTCGACAGCGCACCGCTGTCTCAGCCTCTCATCGGCGTCTTACGCTGGGCAGGTAAAAGCGAGGCGGGTTTCCCCCGCCGGCGCGCCATCCGGCGTGAAGCGCCGCTCGATGATCGTGCCCTTGCCGGCCCGGTCGATCGCCACCACGCTGCTGCACCGCGTGCCATAGACGGGATTGCGGATGAACACCGGCGACTGGCGCGGCTCCTGCGCGATCTCGGACGGGATGGCGGGCGCCTGCCCGAAATCGGGGAGCTGTTCCTGCCGCAGCGGGTCGAGCAGCGCGGCGGGGTCGCCGGCGTCCGTCAGCAGCCAGTCGAGCAGGGCGGCCTTCAGCTGCACGGTCTTGGGCCAGGGCTCGTCGAGCGCGCCGTTGGAAAGGCCGTAGAGGCCCGGCCCCAGCCGCGCGCGGTCGGGCGCCGGCCGGTTGGTCAGGAACAGCGCGCCCTGCCGGTCGGCAACGATCAGGTTGAA
Proteins encoded:
- a CDS encoding NRDE family protein codes for the protein MCVLAFAWDAHPRWALVMAGNRDELHDRPAAALGRWPQAAHVIGGRDLQSGGSWLGVSEEGRFAVVTNLRGYGPPAPGRASRGALVADLLTGTGRHADARTADLAAFNPFNLIVADRQGALFLTNRPAPDRARLGPGLYGLSNGALDEPWPKTVQLKAALLDWLLTDAGDPAALLDPLRQEQLPDFGQAPAIPSEIAQEPRQSPVFIRNPVYGTRCSSVVAIDRAGKGTIIERRFTPDGAPAGETRLAFTCPA